One Edaphobacter lichenicola DNA window includes the following coding sequences:
- a CDS encoding ABC transporter ATP-binding protein, with amino-acid sequence MAIETALESNLSTSNASGPTPGDVIVTDNLWKTYEMGDQQVHALRGVNLRIRHNEYVAIMGPSGSGKSTLMNLIGCLDSPSQGRYWLNGHDVSELNDDELARIRNKEIGFVFQTFNLLARATSLHNVELPLIYNGTPAAARTERAKSVLESVGLGTRMMHKPNELSGGQRQRVAIARALVNKPSIILADEPTGNLDSKTGDEIMALFDDLHSKGNTIILVTHEPDIAEYAHRIVTIRDGVIAGDHLSTRVRN; translated from the coding sequence ATGGCCATCGAAACTGCACTCGAATCCAACCTCAGCACCAGCAACGCCTCCGGACCTACTCCCGGGGACGTCATCGTCACCGACAATCTCTGGAAGACCTACGAGATGGGCGACCAGCAGGTGCACGCCCTTCGCGGCGTCAACCTCCGCATCCGCCACAACGAGTACGTTGCCATTATGGGCCCCTCCGGCTCCGGCAAATCAACCCTGATGAACCTCATCGGCTGCCTGGATTCGCCATCTCAAGGCCGGTACTGGCTCAACGGCCACGATGTCTCCGAACTAAACGACGACGAACTCGCCCGCATTCGAAACAAGGAGATCGGTTTCGTCTTCCAGACCTTCAACCTGCTGGCCCGCGCCACCTCGCTCCACAACGTCGAGCTCCCCCTCATCTACAACGGCACACCAGCCGCTGCGCGCACCGAGCGTGCAAAGAGTGTCCTCGAGTCGGTAGGCCTCGGCACTCGCATGATGCACAAACCCAACGAACTCTCCGGCGGTCAGCGTCAGCGCGTCGCCATCGCCCGCGCTTTGGTCAACAAGCCCTCAATCATCCTCGCCGACGAACCCACCGGCAACCTCGACTCCAAAACCGGCGACGAGATCATGGCCCTCTTCGACGACCTCCACTCCAAGGGCAACACCATCATCCTCGTCACCCACGAGCCCGACATCGCCGAATACGCCCACCGCATCGTCACCATCCGCGACGGCGTCATCGCCGGCGACCATCTCTCGACGCGCGTCCGTAACTAA
- the thiE gene encoding thiamine phosphate synthase yields MGTPLPRLYPIVDDGFLTGRGLAVEGFAKELKAAGVGLLQYRNKSGGPQEVLRVAALIRDAMAGSECRLILNDRADLAVIAGWDGVHVGQEDLSPDDARRVVGVERWVGVSTHTEEQVRLAELSCADYVAVGPVFATGTKLDAEPVIGLVGVALARTLTKKPIVAIGGVTRANARSVIDAGADSVAVISALIAEGESVEKVARDFLDVLR; encoded by the coding sequence GTGGGGACCCCGCTACCGCGTTTGTATCCGATTGTGGACGATGGTTTTCTGACGGGTCGCGGATTGGCGGTTGAAGGATTTGCGAAGGAGCTAAAGGCAGCTGGGGTTGGGCTGCTTCAGTATCGCAACAAGTCGGGCGGTCCTCAGGAGGTTTTGCGGGTTGCCGCGCTTATTCGCGATGCGATGGCTGGCAGTGAGTGCCGGTTGATTCTGAATGATCGAGCGGACCTTGCCGTGATTGCTGGGTGGGATGGAGTTCATGTGGGGCAGGAGGATCTATCGCCTGATGATGCACGCCGGGTTGTGGGAGTGGAGCGCTGGGTTGGGGTTTCGACTCATACGGAGGAGCAGGTTCGGCTGGCGGAGTTGAGTTGCGCGGATTATGTTGCCGTAGGGCCGGTGTTTGCTACGGGGACGAAGCTTGACGCGGAGCCGGTGATTGGGTTGGTGGGTGTTGCGCTGGCGCGGACGCTGACGAAGAAGCCGATTGTAGCGATTGGCGGAGTTACGCGGGCGAATGCGCGAAGTGTGATCGATGCCGGGGCGGATTCGGTTGCGGTGATCAGCGCGTTGATTGCTGAGGGGGAGTCGGTTGAGAAAGTGGCGAGAGACTTTCTCGATGTTTTACGGTAG
- the accC gene encoding acetyl-CoA carboxylase biotin carboxylase subunit encodes MFRKVLIANRGEIALRVISACKEMGIRTVAVYSEADRNSLHVRFADEAICIGPPRSADSYLNVPAVISAAEIADVDAIHPGYGLLSENANFAEVCRASNIKFIGPPPEVTRMMGEKSTARQTMKKAKVPILPGSDGVIADENEALDWAKDVGYPVILKAVAGGGGRGMRICRNKEELPGMYQQASTEASNAFGNGDMYMEKFIERPRHIEFQVLADEHGNVMSLGERECSIQRRHQKLIEEAPSLMVTPKLREELGKTIKRALENIGYWNAGTIEFLMDEDGKIYFIEMNTRIQVEHCVTEMVTGIDLVKAQLRIAAGEKLTSIITRPVEIRGHAIECRINAEHPEKFTPSAGKITAFNLPGGNGVRVDTAQYAEGFVPPYYDSLIAKLICHGSDREDAMNKMQRALSQFVVRGIHTTIPLHEKIFADKEFRSGQFDTKFMERFFERQKES; translated from the coding sequence ATGTTTCGTAAGGTATTGATTGCCAATCGTGGGGAGATTGCACTGCGCGTGATCAGCGCCTGCAAGGAGATGGGTATCCGCACGGTTGCGGTGTATAGCGAGGCCGATCGGAACTCGCTGCATGTGCGGTTTGCCGATGAGGCGATCTGCATTGGGCCTCCGCGTTCGGCTGATAGCTATCTGAATGTGCCTGCGGTGATCTCGGCGGCTGAGATTGCGGATGTTGACGCGATTCACCCTGGGTACGGGCTGCTGAGTGAGAATGCAAACTTCGCCGAGGTGTGCCGCGCGTCGAACATCAAGTTCATCGGACCTCCGCCCGAGGTGACGCGGATGATGGGCGAGAAGTCCACGGCGCGCCAGACGATGAAGAAGGCGAAGGTGCCGATTTTACCGGGGTCGGATGGCGTGATTGCCGACGAAAATGAGGCGCTCGACTGGGCGAAGGATGTGGGATATCCGGTGATTCTAAAGGCGGTCGCGGGTGGCGGCGGTCGCGGGATGCGCATCTGCCGGAATAAAGAAGAGCTGCCGGGGATGTATCAGCAGGCTTCGACCGAGGCATCGAATGCGTTCGGGAACGGCGATATGTACATGGAGAAGTTCATTGAGCGGCCCCGGCATATCGAGTTCCAGGTGCTGGCCGATGAGCATGGCAATGTGATGAGTCTTGGGGAGCGTGAGTGCTCGATTCAGCGACGACACCAGAAGTTGATTGAAGAGGCGCCGAGTTTGATGGTGACACCCAAGCTTCGAGAAGAGCTGGGCAAGACGATCAAGCGGGCGCTGGAGAATATTGGTTATTGGAATGCCGGGACGATTGAGTTTTTGATGGATGAGGATGGCAAGATCTACTTCATCGAGATGAACACTCGGATTCAGGTGGAGCATTGTGTAACCGAGATGGTTACAGGAATTGACCTTGTGAAGGCGCAGCTAAGGATCGCTGCAGGCGAGAAGCTGACGTCGATCATTACGCGTCCGGTGGAGATTCGCGGACATGCTATCGAGTGCCGGATCAATGCGGAGCATCCGGAGAAGTTCACGCCTAGCGCAGGGAAGATTACGGCTTTCAATCTGCCGGGCGGTAACGGGGTGCGGGTGGATACTGCCCAATACGCTGAGGGATTTGTGCCGCCCTACTATGACTCTCTGATTGCGAAGCTGATCTGCCATGGATCGGATCGCGAAGATGCGATGAACAAGATGCAGCGGGCGCTGAGCCAGTTTGTGGTGCGAGGAATTCATACGACGATTCCGCTGCATGAGAAGATCTTTGCGGATAAAGAGTTTCGGTCGGGGCAGTTCGATACGAAGTTTATGGAGCGATTCTTCGAGCGGCAGAAGGAAAGCTAG
- a CDS encoding amino acid permease, with amino-acid sequence MAKLLAVKPLSRLLKEAENEGESGLKRTLGPLNLITLGIGAIIGAGIFVLTGQAAAKHAGPAVMLSFVVAGITCAFAGLCYAEFASLIPIAGSAYTYGYATLGEFVAWIIGWDLVLEYAFGAATVASGWSGYFVGLLQDFHIHIPPQLTTTPGNVLYLYHDRWQALAALPAGIDASALPHVAGVFNLVAFLAITVITTILIIGIQESANLNTAIVIVKLSVVGVFLVLGIGYILHHPAEAHANWTPFIPPSQGPGAFGIGGITAGAASIFFAYIGFDAVSTAAQEAKNPKRDMPIGILGSLVICTLLYIVVSGVLTGLVNYKALNVGDPVAVGIDVTGVRWGSILVKIGAVFGLATVMLVMLLGQSRVFFSMSRDGLLWKWAGVIHPKFRTPWISNIVVGAIVAFMPALLPIDKLSELVNMGTLLAFAIVCAGVWILRRRNPDLHRPFKTPLVPLVPILGILSALYLVWTLPTLTKVVVLGWLAFGLLIYFTYSVKHSKVQKAIRDGVVE; translated from the coding sequence ATGGCGAAGCTGCTGGCAGTCAAACCCCTCTCTCGTTTGTTGAAGGAGGCGGAGAATGAGGGTGAGAGTGGACTCAAACGTACGCTGGGCCCCCTGAATCTGATTACGCTGGGAATTGGGGCGATCATCGGTGCCGGGATCTTTGTGCTGACAGGTCAGGCTGCGGCGAAGCATGCAGGGCCGGCGGTTATGTTGAGCTTCGTCGTAGCTGGTATTACCTGCGCGTTTGCCGGTCTTTGCTACGCGGAGTTTGCTTCGCTGATTCCGATTGCTGGCTCGGCGTATACGTATGGCTACGCGACGCTCGGCGAGTTTGTGGCGTGGATCATTGGATGGGATCTGGTGCTGGAGTATGCGTTTGGCGCGGCTACGGTGGCTTCGGGATGGAGCGGGTACTTTGTCGGGCTGCTGCAGGACTTCCATATTCATATTCCGCCGCAGCTGACGACGACACCGGGAAATGTGCTGTATCTGTATCACGATCGCTGGCAGGCGCTGGCGGCTTTGCCCGCAGGGATCGATGCTTCGGCGCTGCCGCATGTGGCCGGGGTCTTCAACCTGGTGGCATTTCTGGCGATTACGGTGATTACGACGATCCTGATCATAGGGATTCAAGAGTCGGCCAATCTGAATACTGCGATTGTGATCGTGAAGCTGAGCGTCGTTGGAGTTTTTCTGGTGCTGGGGATTGGGTACATCCTGCATCATCCGGCGGAGGCTCATGCGAACTGGACTCCGTTTATACCGCCAAGCCAGGGGCCGGGAGCTTTTGGCATCGGCGGCATAACGGCAGGGGCAGCTTCGATCTTCTTTGCGTATATAGGGTTTGACGCGGTGTCGACGGCGGCGCAGGAGGCGAAGAATCCGAAGCGTGATATGCCGATCGGCATTCTGGGGTCGCTGGTGATCTGCACGCTGCTCTATATCGTTGTCTCGGGCGTGTTGACTGGGTTGGTGAACTACAAGGCATTGAACGTCGGCGATCCGGTTGCGGTCGGTATCGATGTAACAGGTGTTCGGTGGGGCAGCATTCTGGTGAAGATTGGCGCTGTGTTCGGTCTTGCGACTGTGATGCTGGTGATGCTGCTGGGTCAGTCTCGCGTCTTCTTTTCGATGTCGCGGGATGGACTTCTGTGGAAGTGGGCTGGGGTGATTCATCCTAAGTTCCGGACCCCGTGGATCTCGAACATCGTGGTGGGGGCGATCGTTGCGTTTATGCCGGCGCTTTTGCCCATCGATAAGTTGAGCGAGTTGGTAAATATGGGCACACTGTTGGCGTTTGCGATCGTCTGCGCAGGCGTTTGGATCTTGCGGCGGCGCAATCCCGATCTGCATCGGCCGTTCAAGACGCCACTGGTTCCTCTGGTGCCGATACTCGGCATCCTCAGTGCGTTGTATCTGGTTTGGACTTTGCCAACGCTGACCAAGGTTGTGGTCTTGGGTTGGCTCGCATTTGGACTGCTGATCTACTTCACCTATAGCGTGAAGCATAGCAAGGTGCAGAAGGCGATTCGCGACGGCGTTGTTGAGTAG
- the accB gene encoding acetyl-CoA carboxylase biotin carboxyl carrier protein: protein MDGNKLNELRELVEFLKANEIAEFDMEQDDLKVRIKFAGEPAAAAPAGGFDMAQLSRLMASAPAPAAVPAAAAVVAAAAPAAEVEEKLHEVKSPIVGTFYESPSPGAPAFVKVGDQVEVGQVLCIVEAMKLMNEIESDVAGEVVKRIAASGQPVEYGQALFAIKAR, encoded by the coding sequence ATGGACGGAAATAAGTTGAATGAGCTGCGCGAACTGGTCGAGTTTTTGAAGGCGAACGAGATCGCCGAGTTCGATATGGAGCAGGACGACCTGAAGGTGCGGATCAAGTTCGCGGGTGAGCCTGCTGCCGCTGCTCCTGCTGGCGGATTTGATATGGCGCAGTTGAGCCGATTGATGGCGTCGGCGCCTGCTCCTGCAGCGGTTCCGGCTGCTGCAGCTGTGGTTGCGGCTGCTGCTCCGGCTGCTGAGGTTGAGGAGAAGCTGCATGAGGTGAAGTCGCCGATTGTGGGAACGTTCTATGAGTCGCCGTCGCCGGGCGCGCCTGCGTTTGTGAAGGTGGGCGATCAGGTGGAAGTGGGACAGGTGCTCTGCATCGTCGAGGCCATGAAGCTGATGAATGAGATTGAGTCCGATGTGGCCGGCGAAGTGGTGAAGCGAATCGCAGCGAGCGGGCAGCCGGTGGAGTATGGACAGGCGCTGTTTGCCATCAAGGCGCGATAA
- a CDS encoding APC family permease — protein sequence MDTPVLTAEGEGMSSSPQFVQGMGLFSATAIVMGSMIGSGIFIVSADMSRGLGSPALLIAAWLVTALMTIIGALSYGELAAMMPKAGGQYVYLREALGPLWGFLYGWTLFLVIQTGTIAAVGVAFGKFLGVFFPSVSGQNWIWHIGHVPPWHVGPMVLGNMDIGLNTANLSAIVVITLLTLLNTLGVKMGAAVQNVFTSAKVLALAAVVLVGVLAKNSVAVAANFGTGWHNFWAGAGLHTTHAVQVGVGGPTAYVGVLTIVAVVQVGSLFSSDAWNNVTFTAGEIRNPKRNLPLSLAIGTGVVLLLYVLCNFVYLSVLPLAGDAGATTIVGRGIQFASEDRVATAVMEQAFAGYGAKLMAAAILISTFGCVNGMLLAGARVYYAMSRDGLFFKSVGRLSERSKTPVNSLWVQWAWTCLLCLSGSYGQLLDYVIFAVLVFYILTIAGLFVLRRTRPSAVRPYRAFGYPVLPALYIVMALWICAVLLRYKPQYTWPGLVLVLLGIPVYLLWTRMPRTVGMDIAAKEES from the coding sequence ATGGACACCCCTGTGTTGACGGCTGAAGGCGAAGGAATGTCGTCGTCTCCTCAGTTTGTACAGGGGATGGGGCTGTTTTCGGCGACGGCGATTGTGATGGGCTCGATGATCGGGTCGGGCATCTTTATTGTGTCGGCGGATATGTCGCGTGGGCTGGGGTCGCCAGCGTTGCTGATTGCGGCCTGGCTGGTGACGGCGCTGATGACCATTATTGGCGCGCTGAGCTATGGAGAGCTGGCGGCGATGATGCCTAAGGCCGGTGGGCAGTATGTTTATCTGCGCGAGGCGCTGGGGCCGTTGTGGGGTTTTCTCTATGGGTGGACGCTGTTCCTGGTGATCCAGACGGGGACGATTGCGGCAGTAGGAGTCGCGTTCGGGAAGTTTCTTGGGGTCTTCTTTCCGAGTGTGAGCGGGCAGAATTGGATCTGGCATATCGGGCATGTTCCACCGTGGCATGTGGGGCCGATGGTGCTGGGCAACATGGATATTGGATTGAATACGGCGAACCTGTCGGCGATTGTAGTGATTACGCTGCTGACGCTGCTGAATACGTTAGGCGTGAAGATGGGTGCGGCGGTGCAGAATGTCTTTACTTCCGCGAAGGTTCTGGCGTTGGCGGCGGTGGTGCTGGTGGGTGTGCTAGCGAAGAACTCTGTTGCTGTGGCGGCAAACTTTGGCACGGGCTGGCATAACTTCTGGGCAGGGGCTGGATTGCATACTACGCACGCGGTGCAGGTCGGTGTGGGTGGCCCGACGGCTTATGTTGGAGTGCTGACGATTGTAGCGGTGGTGCAGGTGGGGTCGCTGTTCAGCTCGGATGCGTGGAACAACGTTACGTTCACGGCAGGGGAGATCAGGAATCCGAAGAGGAATCTTCCGCTGTCGCTGGCCATTGGCACGGGCGTGGTGCTGCTGCTGTATGTGCTTTGCAACTTTGTTTATCTGAGTGTGCTGCCGCTGGCAGGCGACGCGGGGGCGACGACGATTGTCGGGCGCGGGATTCAGTTTGCCTCGGAAGACAGGGTTGCGACGGCGGTGATGGAGCAGGCCTTTGCGGGCTACGGCGCGAAGCTGATGGCTGCGGCGATTTTGATCTCGACGTTTGGATGTGTGAACGGAATGCTGCTGGCGGGTGCGCGGGTGTACTACGCGATGAGCCGGGATGGGCTGTTTTTTAAATCGGTGGGGAGGCTGAGTGAGAGGTCGAAGACGCCGGTGAACTCGCTTTGGGTGCAGTGGGCCTGGACCTGTCTGCTGTGCCTGTCGGGAAGCTATGGTCAGCTGCTGGATTACGTGATCTTTGCCGTGCTGGTCTTTTATATTTTGACGATTGCGGGACTGTTTGTGCTTCGGCGCACTCGGCCGTCGGCGGTGCGACCTTACCGGGCGTTTGGATATCCTGTGCTGCCGGCGTTGTATATCGTGATGGCGCTGTGGATTTGTGCAGTACTATTGCGTTACAAACCTCAATACACTTGGCCGGGCCTGGTTCTCGTTCTGCTGGGGATCCCGGTGTATCTGTTGTGGACACGGATGCCACGTACGGTTGGGATGGATATTGCAGCAAAGGAAGAGTCGTAA
- a CDS encoding GWxTD domain-containing protein, whose translation MTTSRRLVSGTTLFLLILMGGRLLTAQEAPADSAQTDGVTRGPVTVEKPDPLKRPLSDKEKRDQQKALKAELKGVYKKWVDEDVRWIITDQELQAFKSLSNDEERDQFIENFWLRRNPNPDSPENEFREEHYARIAYANDHFAAGKPGWRTDRGHIYIAYGKPDSTDSHPSGGSYERPIEEGGGNTSTFPFEIWHYRYLEGIGDNIDIEFVDTCMCGDYHMTIDRSEKDALKHTPGAGQTLYEQSGQSKQADRFSGGGLEQLGAGPLSSQNQSKQFDRLDRFAKLMAPPEIKFKDLESFMTTSKILTGPPFLFDVRTDYVKVTNDTILVPVTLQIKNGDITFTNKDGVAMGTVNILGRVSNLNHKAIQTFEDTVSVQVPSELLARKRADQSVYWKSLPLRPGLYKIDIVIKDVNNPDHIGRWQRSLNVPAYDDDRLASSSLILASSMERVPSKDIGAGNFIIGDTHITPRVPTGIGVPVTFHRAQNLNFWMQVYNLGIDEKSKQNGATIEYQILDVATNKAILETQELTSKTNPNADQVTIEKSLPLASLQPGKYQVNIKVNDGITKQQIAESAPFIVD comes from the coding sequence ATGACGACTTCTCGGCGCTTGGTATCCGGCACGACCCTATTTCTGTTGATTCTGATGGGGGGGCGTCTTTTGACTGCCCAGGAGGCACCTGCTGACTCCGCACAGACTGACGGCGTGACGAGGGGACCGGTGACGGTGGAGAAGCCGGATCCGCTGAAGCGTCCTCTGAGCGATAAAGAGAAGCGTGACCAGCAGAAGGCGCTGAAGGCTGAGTTGAAGGGTGTTTACAAGAAATGGGTGGATGAGGACGTTCGCTGGATCATCACAGATCAGGAGTTACAGGCGTTCAAGAGTTTGAGCAACGACGAGGAGCGCGACCAGTTTATCGAGAACTTCTGGTTACGTCGCAATCCGAATCCTGACTCACCGGAGAACGAGTTTCGCGAGGAGCATTACGCGCGCATCGCTTATGCAAACGACCACTTCGCCGCCGGTAAGCCCGGCTGGAGAACAGATCGTGGTCATATCTACATCGCCTACGGCAAGCCAGACAGCACCGACTCGCACCCGAGCGGCGGCAGCTACGAGCGTCCGATCGAAGAAGGCGGCGGAAATACCTCTACGTTCCCCTTTGAGATTTGGCACTACCGATATTTAGAGGGTATCGGGGATAACATCGATATCGAGTTTGTCGACACCTGCATGTGCGGCGACTATCACATGACGATCGATCGCTCGGAGAAAGATGCGCTGAAGCACACCCCAGGTGCTGGCCAGACACTTTATGAGCAGTCGGGACAGTCGAAACAGGCGGACCGTTTTTCGGGCGGCGGACTGGAGCAGCTTGGTGCTGGGCCCTTATCGTCTCAGAACCAGAGTAAGCAGTTTGATCGGCTGGACCGATTCGCCAAGCTGATGGCTCCGCCTGAGATCAAATTCAAAGACCTCGAGTCGTTTATGACGACTTCGAAGATTCTGACTGGGCCGCCGTTTCTATTTGATGTTCGGACCGACTACGTCAAGGTCACTAACGATACAATTCTGGTTCCTGTAACTTTGCAGATCAAAAACGGTGACATTACTTTCACCAATAAAGACGGCGTCGCAATGGGCACGGTGAACATTCTGGGGCGCGTCTCGAATCTGAATCACAAGGCAATACAGACCTTCGAGGATACGGTCAGCGTTCAGGTGCCGAGCGAACTGCTTGCGCGCAAGCGGGCTGATCAGTCGGTCTATTGGAAGTCTCTGCCGCTGCGTCCCGGGTTGTACAAGATCGACATCGTTATCAAGGACGTCAATAATCCCGACCATATCGGCAGATGGCAGCGTAGTTTGAACGTGCCAGCCTACGATGATGACCGCCTTGCTTCGTCTTCTTTGATTCTGGCTTCGTCCATGGAGAGGGTCCCGTCGAAGGATATCGGCGCGGGAAACTTCATTATTGGCGATACCCACATTACTCCACGCGTCCCTACTGGAATCGGGGTTCCGGTTACGTTTCATAGAGCGCAAAATCTGAACTTCTGGATGCAGGTGTATAACCTGGGAATCGACGAGAAGAGTAAGCAGAATGGTGCAACGATCGAGTATCAGATTCTTGACGTGGCTACGAACAAAGCCATTCTTGAGACGCAGGAGTTGACCTCGAAGACCAACCCCAACGCGGATCAAGTTACGATTGAAAAGAGTTTGCCGCTGGCGAGTCTTCAGCCCGGTAAGTATCAGGTCAACATCAAAGTAAATGATGGAATAACGAAGCAGCAGATCGCAGAATCTGCGCCGTTTATCGTAGATTAG
- a CDS encoding efflux RND transporter periplasmic adaptor subunit produces the protein MSIKKILLIVVAVLVLAGIVVGTILHGQANVTKVSTTKAAHQDLVSVVNGTGQIKPKTYVNVGATAFGRITHLYVKEGDHVKAGATLATVESVQPQATVAAQQATIASSRTDITSYIAAEKTAEANIAQGKADLEQKKLDFGRAESLYNEKLIAKQDFDAKKAAYDMASATLAQRQAALAQATAQTESQRGHMNQAVASQRANFDALDKTISRAPFDGLVTNVPVREGETVVVGIQNAGGSTIMTLADMSVITAEVKVDETDIVNISLNQPADVSVDALPGRVFKGHVTEVGDQALLRTTGLSTTQSTTGTEEAKDFKVVVTLDQASDDLRPGLSATAKITTAHKPNALTIPIQALVQRDTAVETALAANAGKASVVAVSASSTPNRKPQPVQGVYVLQTDHKKRRAIFVPVTTGVTGATDIEVLSGLKDGDEIVTGRYRILRTLKSGTSVKVDNSVEAAGDSDKS, from the coding sequence ATGAGCATAAAGAAAATCCTCTTGATCGTAGTTGCGGTCCTGGTTCTCGCAGGCATCGTCGTTGGTACCATCCTTCACGGTCAGGCCAACGTCACGAAAGTCTCCACCACCAAGGCCGCCCATCAAGATCTGGTCTCCGTTGTTAACGGCACCGGCCAGATCAAGCCGAAGACCTACGTCAACGTCGGCGCCACCGCCTTTGGGCGCATCACCCACCTCTATGTCAAAGAAGGCGATCATGTGAAAGCCGGTGCGACCCTCGCCACGGTCGAAAGTGTTCAACCCCAGGCCACCGTCGCAGCCCAGCAAGCGACCATCGCCTCCTCCCGCACAGACATCACCAGCTACATCGCCGCGGAAAAGACCGCCGAAGCAAACATAGCCCAGGGAAAAGCCGATCTCGAGCAGAAAAAACTCGACTTCGGCCGCGCGGAGTCCTTGTACAACGAAAAACTGATCGCAAAACAGGACTTCGACGCTAAGAAAGCCGCATACGACATGGCTTCCGCTACCCTCGCCCAAAGACAGGCAGCTCTTGCACAAGCCACCGCGCAGACCGAATCGCAACGCGGCCACATGAACCAGGCAGTCGCCAGTCAGCGTGCAAATTTCGACGCCCTCGACAAAACCATTAGCCGCGCCCCCTTCGACGGGCTCGTTACCAACGTTCCCGTACGTGAGGGCGAAACTGTCGTCGTTGGGATCCAGAACGCTGGCGGATCCACCATCATGACCCTCGCCGATATGTCCGTCATTACAGCCGAGGTCAAGGTCGACGAAACTGACATCGTCAACATTTCCCTGAATCAGCCCGCTGATGTCTCCGTCGACGCGCTGCCTGGTCGGGTCTTCAAAGGCCACGTCACCGAGGTCGGCGATCAGGCGCTCCTCCGAACCACCGGCCTCTCGACCACACAAAGCACCACAGGCACCGAGGAAGCCAAGGACTTCAAGGTCGTCGTCACCCTAGACCAGGCCTCCGACGATCTTCGTCCGGGCCTCTCCGCTACGGCAAAGATCACCACTGCCCACAAGCCGAATGCCCTCACCATACCTATCCAGGCGCTTGTACAGCGTGACACGGCTGTCGAAACCGCACTCGCAGCGAACGCAGGCAAGGCAAGCGTCGTTGCCGTCTCCGCCTCTAGCACTCCCAACCGCAAACCTCAACCGGTCCAGGGAGTTTACGTTCTCCAGACAGACCACAAAAAACGCCGCGCGATCTTCGTTCCAGTCACTACCGGGGTCACAGGAGCCACAGATATCGAGGTCCTCAGTGGTTTGAAAGACGGCGATGAGATTGTCACTGGCCGCTATCGAATTCTGCGAACACTAAAGAGCGGAACCTCCGTCAAAGTAGATAACAGCGTTGAAGCCGCAGGCGACTCTGACAAGTCATAA
- a CDS encoding M24 family metallopeptidase, producing MRKKRAAAAAKAAGVDGMLIAHLPDVRYLCGFTGSNGVLALVGGRATLFTDGRYTVQARAEAAGTKVVIAKKPAVVAACEWLETARVRRCGFDAAHTTVAGLETMRKALSAKVRRGMFVAVGPVVARMREVKDADEVKLIRAAALVGCDLFEGMLTYLEAGRTEVEVAATLEYAARLAGAEGMSFDTIVASGERSALPHGRATGARLPKQGFVTLDFGVILDGYCSDMTRTVHIGKALPDERDVYDSVLEAQEAAVAAVVPGVTAGEVDEAARSVLRRVKLDKYFSHSTGHGVGLEIHEGPRLAAKQTQVLEQGMVITIEPGVYMPGRFGLRIEDMVLVTANRGEVLTPSVKAWIEL from the coding sequence TTGAGAAAGAAAAGAGCTGCGGCGGCGGCAAAGGCAGCTGGCGTCGATGGGATGCTGATCGCTCATCTGCCGGATGTTCGTTATCTGTGCGGGTTTACGGGTTCGAATGGGGTGCTGGCGTTGGTGGGTGGACGCGCGACGTTGTTTACCGATGGGCGGTACACCGTGCAGGCGCGGGCAGAGGCAGCCGGGACTAAGGTTGTGATTGCAAAGAAGCCTGCGGTGGTGGCGGCTTGTGAGTGGCTGGAGACTGCCAGGGTGCGGCGCTGTGGGTTCGACGCGGCGCACACGACGGTGGCGGGTTTGGAGACGATGCGGAAGGCGCTTTCGGCGAAGGTGCGGCGGGGGATGTTTGTGGCGGTGGGACCGGTGGTGGCGCGGATGCGTGAGGTGAAAGACGCCGACGAGGTGAAGCTGATACGCGCTGCTGCGTTGGTGGGGTGCGATCTGTTTGAGGGCATGCTGACGTATCTGGAGGCGGGGCGGACCGAGGTGGAGGTGGCGGCGACGCTGGAGTACGCGGCTAGGCTGGCGGGAGCGGAGGGGATGTCATTCGACACGATCGTTGCGAGCGGGGAGCGATCGGCGCTGCCGCATGGTCGAGCAACGGGGGCGAGGTTGCCGAAGCAGGGGTTCGTGACCTTGGACTTCGGTGTTATTCTCGACGGATATTGCAGCGATATGACTCGTACTGTGCACATAGGCAAGGCGTTGCCGGATGAGCGGGACGTGTATGATTCTGTGCTGGAAGCGCAGGAAGCCGCCGTCGCCGCTGTGGTGCCGGGAGTGACTGCCGGAGAGGTGGACGAGGCGGCAAGGAGCGTTTTGCGGAGGGTGAAGCTGGATAAGTACTTCAGTCACTCTACCGGGCATGGTGTTGGGCTGGAGATTCATGAAGGACCAAGGCTTGCGGCGAAGCAGACGCAGGTGTTAGAGCAGGGAATGGTGATTACAATCGAACCTGGTGTGTATATGCCGGGACGGTTCGGTTTGCGCATTGAAGATATGGTTTTAGTGACGGCTAATCGCGGCGAAGTTTTGACGCCCAGTGTGAAGGCCTGGATAGAGCTCTAA